The following DNA comes from Augochlora pura isolate Apur16 chromosome 6, APUR_v2.2.1, whole genome shotgun sequence.
caataaatattgagCTTGACTGGAGAACGACAGCTCAGGTTTCTTGTCTTCTGTTCGAGAAAAGATCGATCAATGTCAATGCCATAATCTACAGAATCTTGATTATACCTTTTTGATTAGTCTCATGATTGCTCTGTCTAATGAGTCGTAAATTTGGCAAACCTAATGCTAAGCTTAGCCACTCAGACACCTCTGAACCACAGTCAGTGCCTTCCACTTTGTGTCCACAGACTCTGCTTTGGCATACTGTCCCTTctatagtatttataaaatcattatctAATGGAATACTTATCGCAGGCATAcctaaaatgaaatacaattgtTAGATAGAATCggacgatatttaaaatagttcgtTTCTGTACCTGGATAATTTAAATgcatcgttttcttttctttcaatatcACTGGTCTCAACAGACACAAGCTGATATTTTGCTTCTGCGTTAAACAGGTGCCAGAGGATGTGACGATCATCCATTCTCTGTCGTACTGCAGTCCTTTCGCGTTCAAACTCCAGGATCCTTTGATTTGATAGGCTGCGCACGACTTTATTGGATATATGTACAACTCTTGCAGCGTGCATTTCTTTGTAGTCGCATTGTTATCTACATTAGCCGCGTTAAAAAATTGCCTGCCAATGATGAACTGGCTCACATATTCCTTCACGCTTTGTAATTTATCGTTAAAACCGCTACTATTATTGTTCGCTGCGCGATGCGTGTTTTCTGTGTCTGTATTCCGTTCGAAATACTTTTTATGCAAGACTGCTTTGTGGTTGAGCCACCAGTCTGGAATTCGATCCACTTGTGCCCCATCTACAAAACATTCTTCGATCATACTTAATAAAGTCTGCGCATCCTTGAACGTGGACATGTTTCCGAACGAGACCCTTACAGCCCCCGTCGGTCTGCCGTTTATCAAATCCGCGGCACCCCCGCAAACATATCCCGCTTCATAGTTCCGCAGAACGTCCTTGTTGGACAGCGCCAAGTGCCTCTGACATGCGCCAGGATTGCAGAAACATCCTGTTCTGAGATGTATCTTGAACAGCGCGGCCATGTTCAAGACCTCCGTGTACCCTACGTATTCGCCGTTAGATCGAATAAGATTGAACGCGACAATACCCCCCTGCAAATCACAGTTTTCATAAGCCGTGTCGGTGTACAGTTTCACAACTGGTTTTCCATTACCATGATGCAGCCTCAGCAGAGCGTTATGCAGAAATTGTGCAAGCGAGAACACGTGCCGCGATATTTTCGGCATGGTAAGAGACATCAACGTATCCAAACCGTGTCTCAAAGAAGCAATAGAAAGAAACGGCACAGTACCGTCTTCGAACctacaaatatatacaattaaacaaaagaTCCGTGCGAGAACGCGATGAATTACCTTTGATACAAGCTCCGCCTTTTCACATGGAACATCTCGGAGCTTAAACAAACGTCTACGGTGCCACCACCATAATAGACCTTGCGTAGCACGTCTGCACTCGAGTTCTTTATTAGCAGTGCCCCGATGCCGGTTGGATATccaaacattttataaaaagacaGAACAACAAAGTCTGGCTGGTAAACAGACAAATCTAGATCATTGGTGGACACAAAAGCGGCGGCATCGAGCACCACGTACCACTTCGTGGCCGTGTCGGATGTCACCCTCGACAATATTCCATTATGCACGTCGGAGATCCATTTCAGGGGGTACTTCAGCCCCGAAAAATTGCACTGCGCTGAATACGCAAAGAGCGAATTGCTCTTACTTTGCGACTTCGTCGCAGACGTGGGAGAACGAAAAATCTCAAAAGCGTCGTTGTGGTTCAAACAAGTCACCTTCGCTCCCCTATTCGCAACAACGTCTCTCATGCCGAGGACCGACGTATGATTGTCCTGCGTGTAAACGAAGTGCCCCCCATGGCCGGAAGCTGGTTTCGACGCCTCATCGATGAACACGAAATTATCGGCGATAATTTTCAGCGAGGCGGTCGCGCCGGCCGTAAATACGACGGTGTAATCATCGGGGGACGCGTGAAAATGATTCAACACCCTGCAAGAAcgatatctttatatttactCGTCAACATTTACGCATCCTCGCAGCGGGACGTCTTACAAATATCTCGTTCGCTCTATGACATCCTGAGTCATATTGCTTGCGGTCCCCACGGAATGTGGATTAGCATAAAGCGAGTTATGCAAATCGGCGgcgatacattttatttgcgagTCGGAGTATAAAGTAGCACCTGCGTGGTCCAGGTAACATTCCTCTGAAAAGCGAAGCAGGTTTGAAAATACGGTAGCCTTTTTCCCAGCCGAAACTGCCTGGGCCCCGCGTAATTGCGTATTGCGAAAGCGAAGCGGGTAAATACCTTTAGTCCTCGAGAAGTTGCTCTCGATGATTTTGGTGGTTTCGTCATCGTATACCGGCGTATACGTTGCCTTTAGATTGTTTTCCATGTTGTCAGAGAACGCGGAGGTTCGGAATGATCAGTGCGATCGTAGCAACGTACGTACGATGACTATGCGTGGAAACAAAACATTGAGGCAGAGACGGCACCGAGATGTTACCTAATCTCTCGCAATCGTGATTACTGACCTCTTGAATATCATGGTATCCGAGAGCCTTGAGGAATCCCAATTCACGGCATTTATAGCCAGAATGCAACGCTGCGCGCTATATCTCTACACGTACACATGCAATCGGCTCTCTAATCACGAGTGGGTTGCAACATTTTCTTGACCGCAACTGGTCTTCGGTACGTCAACGATGAGGCAaacgttaaattattaaacgagaTAATATTACCGATAGAATACATGGTCGTAAACGAACGCGGGCAAGAAGTCGACGGCTTTGTTGTACGGCTCCGATTCGAATTGTAAATGCTCGAGTGCCTTTTACCGAGGTTTCTTATCTAGTTTCCCCGTGGAATGAACAAACTCGGAAGAATACTGGTCGCATGAATCGATAACAGCACGCGTGTGTACCGAGCTAATATGATTACGTAACACGCAGCGAGAGTGTGTCACTTGCCGTGTAACACAGGAGGCGCAGCGAGTGCGCGAGTACATTACGCGATCTACTGGATCGATAGAGGCTAGATCCTTTCGCAGATTCGACGAAAGTGAAAGGAGATTCGACGCGAAACATCGGAAGGACACCGATGATCACAAACTTTTAGAGATTACTTTCATATCTGACGAGGTGGCCGAGTGGTTAAGGCGTTGGACTGCTAATCCAATGTGCTCTGCACGCGTGGGTTCGAATCCCATCCTCGTCGAGcttttgttttgttatttttttctaccgacatttttaaataatagcaacATCATGTTACATCCATAACATATATCGTAATatctatgcaataaataatttttctgtatctgaaacgaataaaatactcCCGAGGCGCGTGGCGATTTTCGACTAATTTTACGATGTACACACGTGACCAATCGTGCACAATCGtgaatatataacattatgaaattgtttctacaATGTCGAactaattaatactttattactgtattactGTCCGAGAGAATATAAGAAGGTTATAAAGATAGTTTccattgaaatgattaaagaataaTGCGGAGGTCTACTATACTAGAAAGACCTCCCATACCGGATACATGGGGAAGTGAAAACGCATCCCCCACGAGCTCCAAAGATCTAATTAGCGTTCAGAGATCGGTCGAAATTAAGCCTAAGCAATTACCAAGTGAGTCTCGACGGACGAGTATCGACAAAGTTCCACGAACGTTTACGTTTGCACAGATCACGACGAGTTGCTATGTTGCTCGAAAGACTTCTCGCCGATCGAAGAGTATCTTCAAATGACGGAACGGGTTATTGAAAGCAAATCCTTGTCACCTAAAGAGAGGGATCTAATCAGAAGCCTGTACGTTCACTATAGGTCCATTAAGGGTTACAGTACAGAAACCGAGGAGATTGACATGCGGCCGCGTGCAGAGACGATTGTTAGAAGCTTGATACCGATAATGGTGTCCACAGACGCCATCGCTAGACAATAGGAAACACGTGAATCTTTATTGTAGCTCAGGAGACACGCGAGCGACGGGGATCCGGGGGAGTTTATTTTCCGTAGAGAGACGTCAACGATGTCGCAATTACGCGACACGAAATCGGACGATTTCGACCCAAGGAGGAGGCCTGTCTTGACACCGCCTGGGTCAACGCAGGAATTCGTAAAGGTCTCTATTCCGGAGAATTTTTGCGATCCAGATGCTTTTAAGATCGACAGCGTGTTCAGCGATTTCTCTCTGCGAGACATGGGGCACGAGGGGAGGCTGGCGAAACAAATCCAAGAGTGGATAGAGAGTCGACGGTCGGTGATCTCGAACAACCGGTCGATTCCGCAGAGCTTTACCCCCGGGGTGTCCAACTTGCCTGGCCAAAGCAGGGAAACAGGGACGTCGGGGGGAAGTCGATCGGAACGTGTGAGCTGCGTGGATTTCGTTTCCTTCTGTCCAGAGACAACTGTTTAGCGCCTGTTGTCCCCTCTTTCACTTTTAGGTACTAAAATACTTGGCAGGCTCTACAGACGACGTACCGGAGAAGCAGAAGGTGTTCCTTCCTATGAAATACCGTGGAACACGAGGTTGCGCCATTGCGGATCGCTTCAGGGTTGATAGAGAGAGCCTCGCCCACGAGTTTCTGCGGGAACAAAGCGCCGCGGGCTGACACGCCGCGACAGCCGGCGACAACCACTTTTGTCTAATAATGTAACCAGATCACCAATACCAACGGGCCGGCGTTACGTGAAACCGGTGCACAGCATATATGGCTTTATATGTCAGTGCCACAATTCGGAGAAAGTGCGTCCTTGACTGGTTTTACAATATCACGGCCCGGCATTGGTATATGTATCACGTTACATAAGGGAAGGGAAGGACGTAAAACAAGTAGAAAAAGGTGGTAAATGTTGCTCCGTGACGTAGCCACGTTCCCTTTCGCGATCGGGGATAAGCGAAGGTCCCGAAGAAGTCTGACATAACCGATGACCGAACGGCTTGCATTCTTATGCATGCGATATAATCGCATTCTCTCGACccttggaaataataattcatcccGCCGTTTCATGAGAACGGTATTTTTCATGTTTCTTTCCGAATCCTATGTCACGATCGGATGAAATTACAATCGCGAAAGaaggtaataaaaatttcgcgaGGAGAATACGAGCCCCCGAATGATAATTCCTGACCCTGCTATCACCTCGCGAACAAGGGGTCCGCGAAATCGCGCAAGTAATTGCCAATTAAAAGTCTTCGGGCCGCAACAAGTGATCGATACTTGACCTCGGTCTCGGAAAGTTGAGCGCAACAGCTGTTCGAGAGCGTATAGTCGCCGATCAACGATTACATTTAACGATGCATCGGATCGAAGTGAATTAAGGAGTGGATCCGTTGTTTCGCGGGCCGGTCGGGCCGGTGAGACGCGGCGATCTTAATTGCGCCGGGTTACCACGCCTGGAATTCGTCCATGTCCCCTTTAGCCCGGCGCTATCTTTCTCCGGCTCGCGGCTTTCTATCCTCGTTCCTTAATGATCCCACAACAACAGAAAAAAACTGGCGGTAGTGTTTCCCTCTCCCCCGGCACAGGTGTGTCCAATCGCATCGGGAGCCAGTGGCACCCAAAATTCGATTGATCCCCATGCGATCCCGGCCGCGTATAAATAGTGGGCCTTGCCGTGGTTTTGACCAGAGCCGAGCAACTCTTTCGAGCAAAAAGCAAAATGGCATTCAAGGTAAGGTTCGCAAGTGAACACCCTCGGGGTTACAGGCGGCTCTGCCGGCTAATAAACCAGCGAGCTAGCCGGGATACTTTGAACTAGCTAGGCGACATTAACAATCTCTGGCAAAACTTCTGACAGGGCCAATTAGCTTTCACCTCTGCCTTGGACAAGGTCCTTTGACTGTTCGGTGCACAAAAGATTCGCCTTTTACACTTTGTTCTATTCGCAGTCTTACATTTTAATGATATCAAAGTTTGCAGCAGAATAATAGAGTTTCCTTTTCTTTGGCCCGATTTTGGGGATCTTTGGGACAGTTAGGCAAATTACTGGCGAAAGTGTTTTGAAGactaatatacaaaatttgtttgcagTTTGTAGCATTCGTAGCCTGTTTGGCAGTGGCCCGTGCTGGAGGACCAGCGGCGTATGACATCGCAACGGCATCCGGGGACCTCAGCAGCGTGGGCTTCAGCCAGGAGTCGACGCAGAAGGGTTACGCCGGTCAGAACGTGATCTCCTCTTACTCCAGGGCCGAGGATAGCGCCCACTCTTCGGTCCGTGTGAGCAGCCACAGCATCAGCAACGACGCCTTGTTGAACTACGACGTTCACCACGCCCCGATCGTGAAGGCCGCCGTCGCTGCGCCCACCTACCTCGCTCCAAGTGCCCAGCCTTTGATCGCCAAGGCCTACGCTTCCCCGTACAGCTACGCAGCAAGTGCACCCCTCTTCACCAAGGCCTACGCTTCCCCGTACAGCTACGCAGCGAGTGCTCCCCTGATCGCTAAGACCTACGCTGCACCAGCTGCACCTCTTCTGACCAAGGCCTACGCTGCACCGATTGCTGCTCCTCTGTTGACCAAGGCCTACGCCGCCCCAGCACCTCTCCTGACCAAGGCCTACGCCGCACCAGCTCCTCTTCTGGCCAAGAGCTTCGAATACGCAGCCTCCGCCCCGATCTACTCCAAGAGCTACGAATACGCTGCCCAGGCTCCTTTCATCGCCAAGAGCGCTCTGATCGCACAAGCTCCAGCATACGCTACCTCCTACGCATCGTCACCACTTCTCGCCAAGTCCTACAGCGCCGCCATCGCCCCGGCTCCTCTTCTGACCAAAACCTACGCATCCTATGCCCCGGCTCCGCTCATCGCCAAATCCTATGCTGCTCCTTTTGATTACGCGCCACAGGCTCAGCTGATCTCCAAGTCCTACGCTGCACCCTTCGTCCACACAGAGTTCAGCGGTCTTGGCGCCCACTACTCCTGGTAAACTCGATCCTTCGACTGACCCCATTGCACCCTACCTACCAATTTCTTCAGAGTTCTCTTGATATCCAGCTAACATCCCAGCCCAAGTCCAATACTCGAGTCCCCTGTGCGGAAGAGGTCGAAGTTGCGCTTTCAGCGAAGTTCCCATTGTCGAGAAGTTCGAGGAACTTGGCTGGAAAGCGCGCAGggccgaaagggttaatggaaGGTTCCAGTTTGAAGCGATCCGTGTAGATAAAACCAACCCAACTTTCGCGCGCACTCATTGTTCGATCCGTTTGTCCACACGTAGATTTCTAAATGTATAAAGTTTTAGGtatgaaatgttttatatgTGATCATTGCATGTACATGCAGCCTGTCCACTTCTGTTTGTCCGGATAATCCAAGGAACGTTTTCTCTGCGCACCGgttaataaatcttaattttttaatttatcttggCATTACTGTTTCCCTACCCTCACCCCCTGCGTAACACTCGCTTGCGAGACATGCGAGTCGAGAAGACGTTTTCACGAGGCTCGCGGTAAAATATTCGCAcgttttatttctcgtttgATAGCTGCATGGTTCGCAGCGTTTTCGTAGCTTTGTTGCACGCATTTCGGTATTCATTAAATCGCGTTGTTTCAAAGAATAACTGAACCGTCTCGCGTTGTTTCGAAGCGCATAAATTACCGTAGCTCGCGAACCATGTCTGCATTGTTCCCGTTGCGTTCGCGTTGGAACTATTAAGTTCGTTCTAGAATAAACAGAAGTACAATTAGCCGAAGTTACCGAAGgcaaatttatttcgagcaaGCAGTGACTCGTTTCCATATCTAAAAGATAAATCGTGGTGGCATCGTCCCGGTATGATATCACCGTCAAACAAATGGAGGGGGCCGCCTCCTCGGGTTTTAGGTGAAATTAAGTTTCGTAAAACGGGATATTTCGGCACGAAACGACTACAAAAGATTGTCTTTGATCGATGGAGACGCGTGAATAGTAATAGGGACAGCGTGACACAATCGTTGACGTGCACGAAATCCATCATCGTCTCGTGAAAAGACTTTCGGGCATGTCGCGATTGGAAAGAATTCGTTGTCCAAAGCTAGGAAGACGATTTGCATACAATGAACGATTGTCGATCGAGCATGGATTCCTACCAAATCCAGAATTATGTCGACACGTTTCGCTTCCTCGGAACAATCGGCTTTCAAGGATCGAACGTTTCTTATTGTGATGAATTTCGGTGTCAAATATACGGCTATTTTTCAAGCGAAACGGGTTCTTTTAAGGAATTTCTTGCTCAACGAGAAACAAGTCGTACTGCGACTTTGAATATATAGTCAATTTATGCGAGGTCGTGTGAATAAGACAAGTTTCGTTGTCGGTCACTAGAACCTAGTGGTTTGGCCTAGGGAATATCTggagatttatttttagataggGGAACGTACTTTGTAGTGCCTACACTGCGAGAATATATTGATTGTTCTTGGTCGAGTGTTCACGCATGAGTTTGAACAAGTTACACGCTACGTTGCGTACGGTCGCTGTAGAAAAACACGTGGTGATTCGGCAGCGTCGAAATGACGAAAATTAGAAAGGTAAAACGCAAGAAGAAGTTTCGTATGAATGTAAACCGTAAGAGATTGAGGAACAAGCTGAGAAAGTTACCGGAAATTGCCTGGTGAGTATCGTAACCAAAAACCATGATATTTTGACATTGCTTTTGAGCAGTTTTGGATTTCTCTGATATGTTTGTTTACAGTCCCCAATTAAAGAACTCGTGGGAGGTGACTTTGTCCACTAGAACTAATTTAAAGCAAATGGGACTGACTTACGATCCAAACGAGACTTTGAAGATTCCAAATGCTAAAAAGGATCTGATAAAGGATGctaaacaaaaaattgtccAACCTGAAGAAGGTGGATGGCTAGAGGAAGAGGATGTCGATATGGAACCCGAGAAGGTTCATGTTGCCAAAGAGTTAGAAGCAGAGGCTAAGGCACCCAGAGAAAGATTGTTCAGGCTACCAAACAGCGTGGTGAACTTTCTCACCTACTTAATGGACAAACACGGAGAAGACTACGAGGTATCTCTTGTttaaggaaatttatttaatcattgacAAAAGTGTTTCTTACTTCTATGTTGTCTGTGTAGGCTATGGCACGGGATAAGAAGAATTATGACCAAATGACATGGAAACAGATACgtgctaaaataaaaatgtttaaggGTATTCCTGAGCAGTACAACAAGTACCTTGAAAGCAAAAATGCTCAATGATCAGGTTCTCATTgcgtttgttaaaaaatttgtttgaagtACTtgcatgtatatataaaagagACCATAGTTACAAGAAAGTTGTTGCTCGAGTGCGAGAAATATGGACATAAACAAAAACATAGATTAAAAGATTATTCGAAAGTGAAggtagatattttttatatcacttatacaatactatacatTGATTATCATTAAAATAGATCTATATTCTCGTTTTGTATCGCCCCTAAACATTTAGTACTTTGTATATCAGTAACAAAGTCAGTGTATAATTTgctttgtatataattaaaataaaaaaatatgacaatGTTTACTGCAgccttgtaaaataaataaataatttattaaataaatatatatcagtGAAAAGACCAATATAAAAAGTACAATAAGGATTCATGAATATGAATATACGCTTTAATGAGCAATACTTAAAATctgtttacttttatttttatgtatttctgtttttctgtTCTTCACTTAAGTTcaagatatttttctctttaattttattcaatacgAATCATTCGTGATCGCTTTAATCCCCATGAAAGTTGAGTGCAATTGTGCCTTCCAGGGCAAACTGTCTCTACTTTATTTCCTTAAactatttgttcttttttttttaacgtatAAAGTACTTTTCTTTCAACACATCAAATAAACAGTTAAGAAATTCCCTTAAGTTTAAGTTGCcatagagaatatttttttcctaaCTGCATCTATGGATTCATGGTGCCAGTTATATTCTGTTGTTTCAGTTGACTTCTCAGGCAGAGGTCTCGTTTGACATCCCATTATTTCTACTTTGTGCTTCTGAGGAGAGATACTTAACAAATCTAAAGCTTTTTTGACCTCCTCTGTCCTCAGAGCGTTAGAACAATCCTGATTTGCACATACAAACATATTAGCTATCACATAAAATCATTACAGAATAGCTTTCATTCTGTCATTTGAAATTTACCTGTTTGTTAGCAATTACTAATATTGGTACACTGTCCATTCTCACATCATCTAACAATTGTTTTAGGGTAAAAGCAGCCAATGATAATTTCTCTGTATCAGATGCATCTACTACAAACAACAAAAGATCTGTGTCTTGTAGGAAAGCGGTCCAAAACTTTCTTGTGGCGTCTGCACCTCCAACtgacaacaaaataaaaccgCTCTTTATATCTACCTTATATTAAACTTCTGTATGCagacaaattaaaagaaggaTACATACTGTCCCAAACATTATAACAAAATGATCCatgttttattctatatacagAGGAACCCTGTGTGGGTTTTGGAGGAACAGTATAACAACTTTCATCACCGTTTGCAACACTAATTTGATCTATAATAGAAGTTTTTCCAGCTCCATCTAATCCCAATACAACGACCCTTTTCTCGTGAGTGTCGTCAATCTATAAAGACAAAACGACAATAACTAATCCGCGTTTAAACACTACCTAATGATATTAATTCCGTTGGTGATAGTTCAAAATcaattaagaaaatcaaataatcgCGATAAATCGAAGCCGTTCTATAGTAAAATTGGCCAAAAGTTTGTCTCGATCATGGGTGAAGCTCTAACCTTGGAAACCTCTTCGAAACCTTCGTCTATTGTCAGAAGCTCTCGCTTTTTCCAGTATCGGTACGCGATGTATGTACCGATACAGGCGCTGCCAATCCAAAGTAGCTTCTGGCTGTTTCGAAATACATTTCGTACCATCGTTACTCATATAAATCTCTGCTTAGAGAAAAACACCGAATGTGGACCACTTTCTAAGATTGTATTCTCTCGTGTTAGCACGTTATAGTACGCGTAAACACATCACCGTGCATCTCAGCATCGTTTAAgacatgtatgtacatatatattccTGATAAATACTGCGGGAGCCTCGTGAGGTATATTCAGGAAAATATAATCACGTGAATtgcaacaaattacaataatgaATCCCACTATCAAAGCGACAACTTCACAATCCTTTATCAACGTGGTACTACTGATAAAATATGCACGAAGATTGGGAGTGGAGTCCAACGTGTGTCCTGCGAATTTTGCTAATCTACAGGATGTTTCAGACCGCAAAAATTTTTGCTACGAGTTTCCCACCTTGTATACGTTGAAAACTTGCTGTTATTGTACAACCCTGactgtagaaaatattgtacatatatagtATTGATTCACTATATTCTGCGATGCCGGGGGCATACAGCTCAGAAATTAGAGGTGTGGTACAGAAACTGCCtttctctgattggttgacAATCCATAGCTAAGCAGTGCTGTCCTaacaattttagataaaaagagTAAGTAGTGAATGTGCAAGAGAGCACGATATCAGAACAACCACAAATAAAACTAATCTCACTACAGCTAATGTAACTTATCTCCTCTTATCATACTTGCAGAGCCCGCAGCATAcgttctgtctctttctcgatTATCTTCTATTCTCTTTCTAAACTAACTGTGTGAAACTAGATACATACTAAGATGGAGATAAAAAGGTGCAATATGATGAGCTAAAAATGGCTCGATATGGCAAGGAATCACTGTATTTCGAAAGGTTGCCTAATATCGAGGCAACATTACAACACAGTagtaattaatgtataataaattaactgtGGCTTATGTGACTTaatgtttgattttaataaaaagtgcaTTTGTGAAGTGTACTTTTTATGATAGGATATGTATGTAAGCGCCGCTGTGTGCTATTTTCATTCGCCATGATTTCGTTTAAGTCCATTGACTTAATTctaatttgtaaattactaGCTTGTAACTAGtctattataaatgtaatttattatctacttACCTTCAGTTGATATCTTCTTCACTTTAAATCACTAATGTCACTAGATACAGTTATAATTCACGGTACGTTTGTAGGTGACCACCAAATTTGGTTTATCCTGTACAAATGGAATCGTTACAAACGCACATGTTTTTGACATTTTTGCGGTCAGTGGATAATTTCTGTGATCTTCGAGtgttgtgaaaatattttcttgcctaatgttactaaaaattaattgttttctgCGTTTTCAGATCCGTTATCACAAAATGCATTACCCGTCTCTATATTACGAAGAACAGTTAGGTCCACTTCTTATAGGTTAATTATGGTCTCCGAAAACTAATTGCAATACACTGCTGATTAAATGAATATGAACAACGTTGCGTCTGTAGAGTGCTTGACCCTTGAATTCGGACGCTTCGAAACCGTTCATCGATGGCAACGAATGTTAGAATGCGACGAATTCGTTGGTGCCAGGTAACGTAGT
Coding sequences within:
- the Mal gene encoding molybdenum cofactor sulfurase; this translates as MENNLKATYTPVYDDETTKIIESNFSRTKEECYLDHAGATLYSDSQIKCIAADLHNSLYANPHSVGTASNMTQDVIERTRYLVLNHFHASPDDYTVVFTAGATASLKIIADNFVFIDEASKPASGHGGHFVYTQDNHTSVLGMRDVVANRGAKVTCLNHNDAFEIFRSPTSATKSQSKSNSLFAYSAQCNFSGLKYPLKWISDVHNGILSRVTSDTATKWYVVLDAAAFVSTNDLDLSVYQPDFVVLSFYKMFGYPTGIGALLIKNSSADVLRKVYYGGGTVDVCLSSEMFHVKRRSLYQRFEDGTVPFLSIASLRHGLDTLMSLTMPKISRHVFSLAQFLHNALLRLHHGNGKPVVKLYTDTAYENCDLQGGIVAFNLIRSNGEYVGYTEVLNMAALFKIHLRTGCFCNPGACQRHLALSNKDVLRNYEAGYVCGGAADLINGRPTGAVRVSFGNMSTFKDAQTLLSMIEECFVDGAQVDRIPDWWLNHKAVLHKKYFERNTDTENTHRAANNNSSGFNDKLQSVKEYVSQFIIGRQFFNAANVDNNATTKKCTLQELYIYPIKSCAAYQIKGSWSLNAKGLQYDREWMIVTSSGTCLTQKQNISLCLLRPVILKEKKTMHLNYPGMPAISIPLDNDFINTIEGTVCQSRVCGHKVEGTDCGSEVSEWLSLALGLPNLRLIRQSNHETNQKEDKKPELSFSSQAQYLLLNKASVSWLSDKVPDTKVQKDTIMHRFRGNMVLSGCEAFEETKWTCVCIGKNKFAVAGPCTRCQMICIDQTTGVKTVEPLRTLAEQFHGKIKFGIYLTRESKDDGIITIGDTVSVS
- the LOC144470902 gene encoding uncharacterized protein LOC144470902, with translation MSQLRDTKSDDFDPRRRPVLTPPGSTQEFVKVSIPENFCDPDAFKIDSVFSDFSLRDMGHEGRLAKQIQEWIESRRLIYKICLQFVAFVACLAVARAGGPAAYDIATASGDLSSVGFSQESTQKGYAGQNVISSYSRAEDSAHSSVRVSSHSISNDALLNYDVHHAPIVKAAVAAPTYLAPSAQPLIAKAYASPYSYAASAPLFTKAYASPYSYAASAPLIAKTYAAPAAPLLTKAYAAPIAAPLLTKAYAAPAPLLTKAYAAPAPLLAKSFEYAASAPIYSKSYEYAAQAPFIAKSALIAQAPAYATSYASSPLLAKSYSAAIAPAPLLTKTYASYAPAPLIAKSYAAPFDYAPQAQLISKSYAAPFVHTEFSGLGAHYSW
- the LOC144471486 gene encoding nucleolar protein 16, with product MTKIRKVKRKKKFRMNVNRKRLRNKLRKLPEIACPQLKNSWEVTLSTRTNLKQMGLTYDPNETLKIPNAKKDLIKDAKQKIVQPEEGGWLEEEDVDMEPEKVHVAKELEAEAKAPRERLFRLPNSVVNFLTYLMDKHGEDYEAMARDKKNYDQMTWKQIRAKIKMFKGIPEQYNKYLESKNAQ
- the LOC144471485 gene encoding uncharacterized protein LOC144471485, giving the protein MVRNVFRNSQKLLWIGSACIGTYIAYRYWKKRELLTIDEGFEEVSKIDDTHEKRVVVLGLDGAGKTSIIDQISVANGDESCYTVPPKPTQGSSVYRIKHGSFCYNVWDIGGADATRKFWTAFLQDTDLLLFVVDASDTEKLSLAAFTLKQLLDDVRMDSVPILVIANKQDCSNALRTEEVKKALDLLSISPQKHKVEIMGCQTRPLPEKSTETTEYNWHHESIDAVRKKIFSMAT